Proteins found in one Streptococcus criceti HS-6 genomic segment:
- a CDS encoding PTS mannose/fructose/sorbose transporter subunit IIC, translating into MSVISIILVLIIAFFAGLDGILDQFQFHQPLVSCTLIGLATGHLEAGLILGGGLQMIALGWANIGAAVAPDIALAATAAAVIMVKGGDFTKSGVGVAQAVAIPLAVAGLALTMVVRTISVGIVHGADAAAKRGNIGAVERSHFVALLLQGLRIAVPVGLLLALPTSTVQGMLNAIPAWLKDGMTLGGGMVVAVGYAMVINMMATRETWPFFALGFVFAAVSDFTLIALGTIGVAMALIYLNLSDMANKGGGSTSGSAGSGDPIGDILEDY; encoded by the coding sequence ATGTCAGTTATTTCTATTATTTTGGTCCTCATCATCGCCTTTTTTGCAGGGCTTGATGGTATCTTGGACCAATTTCAATTCCACCAACCCTTGGTATCATGTACTTTAATCGGCCTAGCAACTGGTCACTTGGAAGCCGGTTTAATCCTTGGTGGTGGGCTGCAGATGATTGCCCTCGGTTGGGCTAATATCGGGGCAGCAGTAGCACCAGATATTGCTCTTGCTGCTACTGCTGCTGCTGTCATCATGGTTAAGGGGGGCGATTTCACTAAATCTGGTGTCGGTGTTGCTCAAGCGGTAGCTATTCCACTTGCTGTTGCCGGCCTTGCTCTTACCATGGTTGTCCGTACAATCTCAGTTGGTATCGTTCATGGTGCTGATGCTGCTGCTAAAAGAGGCAACATTGGAGCAGTTGAACGTTCTCACTTTGTAGCCCTTTTGCTTCAAGGTCTCCGTATCGCTGTCCCTGTCGGACTTCTGCTTGCTTTGCCAACTTCAACTGTACAAGGAATGTTGAATGCTATCCCAGCTTGGCTGAAAGATGGTATGACTCTCGGTGGTGGTATGGTTGTTGCCGTTGGTTATGCAATGGTTATCAATATGATGGCAACCCGCGAAACCTGGCCATTCTTTGCTCTCGGTTTTGTCTTTGCTGCTGTTTCTGACTTCACCTTGATCGCCCTTGGTACAATCGGTGTTGCTATGGCACTTATTTACCTCAATCTGTCTGATATGGCTAATAAAGGCGGCGGCTCAACCAGTGGTTCTGCTGGTTCTGGCGACCCAATTGGCGACATCTTGGAAGACTACTAG
- a CDS encoding PTS mannose/fructose/sorbose transporter subunit IIC → MSTIQIILVVIVAFIIGCSSVNDQIETYQPVVACSLIGLVTGNLELGVMLGGSLQLITMGWANVGAAMAPDASLAAVASAIILMLGGQGSKGIGTAIGLAVPLAVAGLALTMFVRTATVFIAHIMDSRAESADIASIQRWHFIGMALQGLRVAVPALLLMLIPVGVVRSGLEAMPDWLTTGMTLGGGMVVAVGYAMVINMMSSREVWPFFFIGFALAAIKQLTLISLGIIGACLALLFLALEASGSNGSSNSGGGSGDPLGEILEDF, encoded by the coding sequence ATGAGTACCATACAAATCATTTTAGTCGTTATTGTCGCCTTTATTATCGGGTGTAGTTCTGTTAACGACCAAATTGAAACCTACCAACCCGTTGTTGCTTGTTCACTTATTGGATTGGTAACCGGTAACTTAGAACTCGGTGTCATGCTAGGAGGAAGTCTCCAGTTGATCACCATGGGCTGGGCCAATGTCGGTGCAGCTATGGCACCAGATGCCTCTCTGGCTGCCGTCGCTTCTGCCATCATTCTGATGCTTGGTGGACAAGGGTCCAAAGGAATCGGAACTGCTATCGGTCTGGCCGTTCCTCTGGCTGTTGCCGGACTAGCTTTGACTATGTTTGTTCGGACTGCTACGGTCTTCATCGCTCACATCATGGATAGCCGTGCTGAATCGGCTGATATCGCTAGTATCCAACGATGGCACTTTATCGGTATGGCCCTGCAAGGTCTGCGTGTTGCTGTTCCAGCCCTTCTGCTGATGTTGATTCCAGTAGGTGTCGTTCGTAGTGGACTAGAAGCTATGCCCGATTGGCTCACAACAGGGATGACCCTAGGTGGAGGAATGGTCGTAGCCGTTGGTTATGCCATGGTTATCAATATGATGTCTAGTCGTGAAGTTTGGCCATTCTTCTTCATTGGTTTTGCTTTGGCTGCCATCAAACAACTCACCCTGATCAGTTTAGGTATCATCGGTGCCTGCCTTGCTCTCCTCTTCCTCGCCCTCGAAGCTAGCGGATCTAATGGATCTTCAAACAGCGGCGGTGGTTCAGGTGACCCACTCGGTGAAATTTTAGAAGACTTTTAA
- a CDS encoding PTS system mannose/fructose/sorbose family transporter subunit IID has translation MADKKITLTKSDRIKTFIRSYFLLSSFNYERMQNGGVAYTFIPAIKKLYSSKEDRAAALKRHLEFFNTHPFMANPIFGVTLALEEERANGANVDDAAISGVKVGMMGPLAGAGDPLFWFTLRPILLSLGASLAVSGNVLGPILFFVLWNVMAAVVKWYTQEFGYKAGTAITDDLSGNLLQQVTRGASMMGMFVIGALIERWVTITFTPVVSTVKQQPGAYIDWSKIPSGAKGIKEALIQYNLGNGKSLDINKVTTLQDNLDQLVPGLAALGLTFLCMYLLKKKVSPILIILGIFVVAIVAHVIGLI, from the coding sequence ATGGCTGATAAAAAAATCACTCTAACAAAATCAGATCGGATTAAAACATTTATCCGCTCATACTTTCTTTTGAGTTCTTTCAACTATGAACGGATGCAAAACGGTGGGGTTGCTTACACTTTCATCCCTGCCATCAAGAAACTATACAGTTCTAAAGAAGACCGAGCTGCTGCTCTTAAACGTCACTTGGAATTCTTTAATACCCATCCATTCATGGCTAATCCAATCTTCGGTGTTACCTTAGCTCTGGAAGAAGAACGGGCTAATGGGGCTAATGTAGATGACGCTGCTATTTCTGGGGTTAAAGTCGGTATGATGGGACCTCTTGCCGGTGCTGGTGACCCACTTTTCTGGTTTACTCTTCGCCCAATCCTTCTCTCTTTGGGAGCAAGTTTGGCCGTTTCCGGTAACGTTCTCGGACCCATTCTCTTCTTTGTTCTCTGGAATGTCATGGCAGCAGTCGTGAAATGGTACACTCAAGAGTTTGGTTACAAAGCCGGAACTGCTATTACTGATGACTTGTCAGGGAATCTCCTCCAACAAGTAACACGTGGTGCTTCTATGATGGGGATGTTTGTCATCGGTGCCCTTATCGAACGTTGGGTAACCATTACCTTCACACCTGTTGTCTCAACTGTTAAACAACAACCTGGAGCTTATATCGACTGGAGTAAAATCCCATCTGGTGCTAAAGGAATTAAAGAGGCCCTTATCCAGTATAATCTAGGTAATGGTAAATCCTTGGATATCAACAAGGTAACCACCCTGCAAGACAACTTAGACCAATTGGTTCCGGGTCTTGCTGCTCTTGGATTAACTTTCTTGTGTATGTATTTACTTAAGAAAAAAGTTTCTCCAATTCTGATTATCTTGGGAATCTTTGTTGTCGCTATCGTTGCCCATGTTATCGGTTTAATCTAA
- a CDS encoding PTS sugar transporter subunit IIB: protein MGIGIIIASHGKFAEGIHQSGSMIFGEQEKVQVVTFMPNEGPDDLYGHFNDAIAQFEADDEILVLADLWSGSPFNQASRVMGEMTDRKIAIITGLNLPMLIQAYTERMMAADAGVDQVAANIIKEARDGIKPLPEELNPVEAPAAGAAAPAGQQPSGAIPEGTVIGDGKLKINLARVDTRLLHGQVATGWTPSSKANRIIVASDTVAKDELRKSLIKQAAPNGVKANVVPIKKLIEAAKDPRFGNTHALILFETPQEALEAIEGGVPIKELNVGSMAHSTGKTVVNNVLSMDKDDVATFEKLRDLGVKFDVRKVPNDSKKDLFDLIEKAHIQ from the coding sequence ATGGGTATCGGTATTATTATTGCCAGCCACGGTAAATTCGCTGAAGGTATCCACCAATCTGGCTCCATGATTTTTGGTGAGCAAGAAAAGGTTCAAGTTGTGACCTTCATGCCAAACGAAGGGCCTGACGACCTTTATGGACACTTCAACGATGCTATCGCACAATTTGAGGCTGACGATGAAATTCTAGTCCTAGCTGACCTCTGGTCTGGTTCACCATTTAACCAAGCCAGTCGTGTCATGGGTGAAATGACCGATCGTAAGATCGCTATCATCACAGGACTAAACTTGCCAATGCTGATTCAGGCCTACACAGAGCGCATGATGGCGGCTGATGCAGGTGTTGATCAAGTAGCGGCAAATATCATTAAGGAAGCAAGAGATGGTATCAAACCGCTTCCTGAAGAGCTTAACCCTGTTGAGGCTCCGGCAGCTGGTGCTGCAGCTCCAGCTGGGCAGCAGCCTTCTGGTGCTATCCCAGAAGGAACCGTCATTGGAGATGGTAAGCTCAAAATTAATTTAGCGCGTGTGGACACACGTCTCCTACACGGTCAAGTGGCAACTGGTTGGACACCATCTTCTAAAGCCAATCGGATTATTGTTGCATCCGACACAGTTGCTAAAGATGAGTTGCGTAAAAGCTTGATCAAGCAAGCAGCACCAAACGGCGTGAAAGCCAATGTTGTTCCAATCAAGAAGTTGATCGAAGCAGCTAAAGACCCTCGGTTCGGTAATACGCATGCACTCATTTTGTTTGAAACACCACAAGAGGCTCTCGAAGCTATCGAAGGCGGGGTGCCAATCAAAGAACTCAATGTTGGCTCTATGGCTCACTCAACTGGTAAGACTGTTGTCAACAACGTTTTGTCGATGGATAAAGACGATGTAGCAACTTTCGAAAAACTACGTGACCTCGGTGTTAAATTTGATGTGCGCAAAGTGCCAAATGATTCTAAAAAAGACTTGTTTGACCTTATCGAAAAAGCTCACATCCAATAA
- a CDS encoding DUF956 family protein, with the protein MVKSLNTKMDHTSKGTWFREGPIYGNIMVGDQAFEFYNETKLQDYIQIPWTEVTYVVADIYFGGKYIPRFEVRTKHNGRLRFASRQSRETLKAIQQRIPRESLRKAPSVGAILKQRFKDLAQLIIKKR; encoded by the coding sequence ATGGTTAAATCGCTGAATACAAAAATGGATCACACCTCAAAGGGCACTTGGTTCCGGGAAGGGCCTATTTACGGCAATATCATGGTCGGCGATCAGGCTTTTGAGTTTTATAACGAGACTAAATTACAGGATTATATTCAGATTCCTTGGACAGAAGTTACCTATGTGGTTGCTGATATCTACTTTGGTGGTAAATATATTCCACGCTTTGAGGTTCGTACCAAGCACAATGGGCGCTTGCGTTTTGCCAGCCGTCAAAGCCGAGAGACACTCAAGGCTATTCAGCAACGGATTCCTCGTGAAAGCCTAAGAAAGGCACCCAGTGTCGGCGCAATTTTGAAACAACGATTTAAAGATCTTGCTCAATTGATCATAAAGAAAAGGTAA